One Burkholderia pyrrocinia DNA segment encodes these proteins:
- a CDS encoding C39 family peptidase, translating into MRQVAAACIAALACALSGPAAQADEMTVVDPAGAGYAMHVTSLKEARFKRTVKQQFDFSCGSAAVATLLTYQYDYPVTEQTAFAQMWENGNQEKIRRQGFSLLDIRRFLDAHGFVADGFELPLQTLAKTHTPAIVLITEHGYHHFVVVKGLRDGRVLVGDPATGTRPMSLASFEQKWEDHVIFVIHNRPELAVFNDPRDWRVAPSAPLYTGIARDGLYNVVMPKHGPSDF; encoded by the coding sequence ATGAGACAGGTTGCCGCAGCGTGCATCGCGGCGCTCGCGTGCGCGCTATCCGGCCCGGCTGCACAGGCGGACGAGATGACGGTCGTCGATCCGGCGGGCGCCGGCTATGCGATGCACGTCACGAGTCTCAAGGAAGCGCGCTTCAAGCGCACCGTCAAGCAGCAGTTCGATTTCAGCTGCGGGTCGGCTGCCGTCGCGACGCTGCTGACTTATCAGTATGACTATCCGGTGACCGAGCAGACCGCCTTCGCCCAGATGTGGGAGAACGGCAATCAGGAGAAGATCCGCCGGCAGGGCTTCTCGCTGCTCGACATCCGGCGTTTTCTCGACGCGCACGGCTTCGTCGCGGACGGCTTCGAGCTGCCGTTGCAGACGCTCGCCAAGACGCACACGCCGGCGATCGTGTTGATCACCGAGCACGGCTATCACCATTTCGTGGTCGTGAAGGGGCTGCGTGACGGGCGTGTGCTCGTCGGCGATCCGGCCACCGGCACGCGGCCGATGTCGCTGGCGAGTTTCGAGCAGAAGTGGGAAGACCATGTGATTTTCGTGATCCACAACCGGCCCGAGCTGGCGGTGTTCAACGACCCGCGTGACTGGCGCGTCGCGCCCAGCGCACCGCTCTACACCGGCATCGCCCGCGACGGCCTGTACAACGTCGTGATGCCGAAGCACGGCCCGAGCGACTTTTGA
- a CDS encoding quaternary amine ABC transporter ATP-binding protein has product MATIDVKHVYKLFGPQAAHARVLDLLRSGKRKADVLAETGCNVGLNDVSLGIESGEIFVIMGLSGSGKSTLVRHFNRLIEPTAGEIVIDGSDVIKLDAHGLRELRRYKVSMVFQNFGLLPHQTVLDNAAYALRTRGEKRHDAADAARNWLTKVGLDGYGDHYPDELSGGMRQRVGLARALAADTDVLLMDEAFSALDPLIRTEMQDQLLELQATLSKTIVFITHDLDEALRIGDRIAILRDGTLVQVGTPDDILSRPADDYVRRFVEKRSSVN; this is encoded by the coding sequence ATGGCGACCATCGACGTCAAACACGTGTACAAGCTGTTCGGGCCGCAGGCCGCGCATGCGCGCGTGCTCGACCTGCTGCGTTCCGGCAAGCGCAAGGCCGACGTGCTGGCCGAAACGGGCTGCAACGTCGGGCTCAACGACGTGAGTCTCGGCATCGAGTCGGGCGAGATCTTCGTGATCATGGGGCTGTCGGGCTCCGGGAAATCGACGCTCGTGCGGCACTTCAACCGGCTGATCGAGCCGACGGCCGGCGAGATCGTGATCGACGGCAGCGACGTGATCAAGCTCGACGCGCACGGGCTGCGCGAGCTGCGCCGCTACAAGGTCAGCATGGTGTTCCAGAACTTCGGGCTGCTGCCGCACCAGACCGTGCTCGACAACGCCGCGTATGCGCTGCGCACGCGCGGCGAAAAGCGGCACGACGCGGCCGACGCGGCGCGCAACTGGCTGACGAAGGTCGGGCTCGACGGTTACGGCGATCATTATCCTGACGAGTTGTCGGGCGGGATGCGGCAGCGCGTCGGGCTGGCGCGCGCGCTGGCGGCCGACACCGACGTGCTGCTGATGGACGAGGCGTTTTCTGCGCTCGATCCGCTGATCCGCACCGAGATGCAGGATCAGTTGCTCGAACTGCAGGCGACGCTTTCGAAGACGATCGTGTTCATCACGCACGATCTCGACGAGGCGCTGCGCATCGGCGACCGGATCGCGATCCTGCGCGACGGCACGCTCGTGCAGGTCGGGACGCCGGACGACATCCTGTCGCGGCCGGCGGACGATTATGTGCGGCGGTTCGTCGAGAAGCGGTCGAGCGTGAACTGA
- a CDS encoding acetate kinase — protein MKRMPFRCIHAISYASVLLFQAETHAQSLDAQSTQENISVLRQEVDHHLQELNALKRKLADEEANLSRLSRALDNRELATRRGAGPGDAGGPGDAAPQADTGAPGGTAGNAPGNVQSAAGSAAAPSQPVGQAPVPDTAPPPVAPIFDQPGVLTPKHKFVVEPSFQFNYSSSNRVALVGYTIIPALLIGLVDVREVKTTTLTGAVAVRYGITNRMEVEVRVPYVYSTNDTISREIFTGTAQDNAFNSHGKGLGDVEMTLRYQFNTGGPDKFYYIGWLRFKTATGKSPFDVVTDCVTRCVGNATGTGLPLEQPTGSGFYAVQPGLTWLFPSDPVVFFGNLSYLHSFSRDNLSLTIRDGQKDFIGKVQPGDIWGFNIGMGLALNEKAAVSLGYDQSIVLPTKQNGQTVPSSVRVILGSLLVGYSYRLSPKTTLNLSIGAGLTRDTPDVVMTLRVPFAF, from the coding sequence GTGAAGCGCATGCCATTTCGCTGCATCCATGCCATCAGCTATGCAAGCGTGCTGCTCTTTCAGGCCGAAACGCACGCGCAGTCGCTGGACGCCCAGTCGACGCAGGAGAACATTTCCGTACTGCGCCAGGAAGTCGATCACCATCTGCAGGAACTGAACGCGCTCAAGCGCAAACTGGCCGACGAAGAAGCCAATCTCTCGCGTCTGAGCCGGGCGCTGGACAACCGGGAACTCGCGACCCGGCGCGGCGCGGGCCCCGGTGATGCCGGCGGCCCCGGCGACGCTGCGCCGCAGGCCGATACCGGCGCCCCGGGCGGCACGGCAGGCAACGCCCCCGGCAACGTGCAATCCGCGGCCGGGTCCGCCGCGGCGCCGAGCCAGCCGGTCGGCCAGGCGCCGGTGCCGGACACCGCACCGCCGCCCGTCGCGCCGATCTTCGATCAGCCCGGCGTGCTGACGCCGAAGCACAAGTTCGTCGTCGAGCCGTCGTTCCAGTTCAACTATTCGTCGTCGAACCGCGTCGCACTCGTCGGCTACACGATCATCCCGGCGCTGCTGATCGGCCTGGTCGACGTGCGGGAAGTCAAGACGACCACGCTGACGGGCGCGGTCGCGGTGCGCTACGGGATCACCAACCGGATGGAAGTCGAAGTCCGCGTCCCCTATGTGTACTCGACGAACGACACGATCAGCCGCGAGATCTTCACCGGTACCGCCCAGGACAACGCGTTCAACAGCCACGGCAAAGGCCTCGGCGACGTCGAAATGACGCTGCGCTACCAGTTCAATACCGGCGGCCCCGACAAGTTCTATTACATCGGCTGGCTGCGCTTCAAGACCGCCACCGGCAAGAGCCCGTTCGACGTCGTCACCGACTGCGTCACGCGCTGCGTCGGCAATGCCACCGGCACCGGCCTGCCGCTCGAGCAGCCGACGGGCTCCGGCTTCTATGCGGTCCAGCCGGGCCTCACGTGGCTGTTTCCGTCCGATCCGGTGGTGTTCTTCGGCAACCTGAGCTATCTGCACAGCTTCAGCCGCGACAATCTCAGCCTCACGATTCGCGACGGACAAAAGGACTTCATCGGCAAAGTGCAGCCCGGCGACATCTGGGGTTTCAATATCGGCATGGGCCTCGCGCTGAACGAGAAAGCGGCGGTGAGCCTCGGCTACGACCAGAGCATCGTGCTGCCCACGAAACAGAACGGCCAGACGGTGCCCAGCTCGGTGCGCGTGATCCTCGGCTCGCTGCTCGTCGGTTACTCGTACCGGCTGTCGCCGAAGACCACGCTGAATCTTTCGATCGGCGCCGGCCTCACGCGCGACACCCCGGACGTGGTCATGACGCTGCGCGTGCCGTTTGCATTCTGA
- a CDS encoding ABC transporter substrate-binding protein has translation MQIRRLKTVLLAAAAILSAPAAHAAGGACADGKTVHFAGITWESGSFATEVLRQIMEKGYGCKTDVVPGSTAATETALARNDLQIWAEQWTGRSEITAKAVASGAVKLIGDTLPGGTTEGWFVPEYVVKGDPARNIKPVAPGLVSIDDLPKYKQVFADEEEPDKGRFLNCPTGWDCERVNTRLLRVLKLDQTYTNFHPGTGAALDAAIASAYQRGAPIVFYYWGPAALMAKYKFAALKMPAYNEACWKTLRDESSTHQCASSYMVSRLTVGVSKPFADANPDLVGVFGKVRFPMDFLNQTILEMTTRKIDGAAMATQFLKTRQDMWKQWVPADVAQKIAGSLKGA, from the coding sequence ATGCAGATTCGACGACTGAAAACGGTCCTTCTCGCCGCCGCGGCGATCCTGTCCGCGCCCGCGGCCCACGCGGCCGGCGGCGCGTGCGCCGACGGCAAGACGGTCCATTTCGCGGGCATCACGTGGGAAAGCGGGTCGTTCGCGACCGAGGTGTTGCGGCAGATCATGGAGAAGGGCTACGGCTGCAAGACCGACGTCGTGCCGGGCAGCACGGCCGCGACGGAAACGGCGCTCGCGCGCAACGACCTGCAGATCTGGGCCGAGCAGTGGACGGGCCGCAGCGAGATCACCGCGAAGGCCGTCGCGTCGGGCGCCGTGAAGCTGATCGGCGACACGCTGCCGGGCGGCACGACGGAAGGCTGGTTCGTGCCCGAATACGTGGTGAAGGGCGATCCGGCGCGCAACATCAAGCCGGTCGCGCCGGGGCTCGTGTCGATCGACGATCTGCCGAAGTACAAGCAGGTGTTCGCCGACGAGGAGGAGCCGGACAAGGGCCGCTTCCTGAACTGCCCGACGGGCTGGGACTGCGAGCGCGTGAACACGCGCCTGTTGCGCGTGCTGAAGCTTGACCAGACGTACACGAACTTCCATCCGGGCACGGGCGCGGCGCTCGACGCGGCGATCGCGTCCGCGTACCAGCGCGGTGCGCCGATCGTGTTCTATTACTGGGGCCCGGCCGCGCTGATGGCGAAATACAAGTTCGCGGCACTGAAGATGCCGGCCTATAACGAAGCATGCTGGAAGACGCTGCGCGACGAGAGCAGCACGCACCAGTGCGCGTCGTCGTACATGGTGTCGCGGCTGACGGTCGGCGTGTCGAAGCCGTTCGCCGATGCGAACCCCGATCTCGTCGGCGTGTTCGGCAAGGTGCGCTTTCCGATGGACTTCCTGAACCAGACGATCCTCGAGATGACGACCAGGAAGATCGACGGCGCGGCGATGGCCACGCAGTTCCTGAAAACTCGCCAGGACATGTGGAAGCAGTGGGTGCCGGCCGACGTCGCACAGAAGATCGCCGGCAGCCTGAAGGGCGCGTAA
- a CDS encoding ABC transporter permease, with product MNGFFLHLSIADWVNSALETFVAQYGDSFHHFSTMLLRYLLVPLEGVLRVAPPWLVLLVVGAIAWNATRRIGLGVLFMLLLYAIGCFGLWDKLMQTLALMLVATVLSVALGVPLGILASRSAWLRRMLLPVLDVMQTLPSFVYLIPVLMLFGLGKVPAILATIIYALPPLIRLTDLGIRQVDPDVTEAARAFGTTRWQLLVNVQLPLARPSIMAGINQTTMMALSMVVIASMIGSRGLGEDVLAGIQTLDVGKGTQAGLAIVILAIVIDRISQGFGQERRARRRLAQQRRQKGASRVPYRLPRKAQSAGVDSNQATQSSRA from the coding sequence ATGAACGGCTTCTTTCTGCACCTGTCGATCGCCGACTGGGTGAACAGCGCGCTCGAGACTTTCGTCGCGCAATACGGCGACAGCTTCCATCACTTCAGCACGATGCTGCTGCGCTACCTGCTCGTGCCGCTCGAAGGCGTGCTGCGCGTGGCGCCGCCGTGGCTCGTGCTGCTGGTCGTCGGCGCGATCGCGTGGAATGCGACGCGCCGCATCGGCCTCGGCGTGCTCTTCATGCTGCTGCTCTACGCGATCGGCTGCTTCGGCCTGTGGGACAAGCTGATGCAGACGCTCGCGCTGATGCTCGTCGCGACGGTGCTGTCGGTCGCGCTCGGCGTGCCGTTGGGCATCCTCGCGTCGCGCAGCGCGTGGCTGCGCCGGATGCTGCTGCCGGTGCTCGACGTGATGCAGACGCTGCCGAGTTTCGTCTACCTGATTCCGGTGCTGATGTTGTTCGGCCTCGGCAAGGTGCCCGCGATTCTCGCGACGATCATCTACGCGCTGCCGCCGCTGATCCGCCTGACCGATCTCGGCATCCGCCAGGTCGATCCGGACGTGACGGAAGCCGCGCGCGCGTTCGGCACGACGCGCTGGCAACTGCTCGTCAACGTGCAGTTGCCGCTGGCACGGCCGAGCATCATGGCCGGCATCAATCAGACGACGATGATGGCGCTGTCGATGGTCGTGATCGCGTCGATGATCGGCTCGCGCGGGCTCGGCGAGGACGTGCTCGCGGGCATCCAGACGCTCGACGTCGGCAAGGGCACGCAGGCCGGCCTCGCCATCGTGATCCTCGCGATCGTGATCGACCGGATCAGCCAGGGCTTCGGCCAGGAGCGGCGCGCGCGCCGCCGGCTCGCGCAGCAGCGCCGGCAGAAGGGCGCGTCGCGCGTGCCGTACCGGCTGCCGCGCAAGGCGCAGTCGGCGGGCGTCGATTCGAATCAGGCGACGCAATCGTCGCGCGCATAG
- a CDS encoding GMC family oxidoreductase has product MTYDYIIVGAGSAGCILANRLSESGRHSVLLLEAGERDASFWFKVPVGFTKTYYNRRYNWMYYSEPEAQLAERQLYCPRGKVVGGSGSINAMVYVRGQRSDYDDWANAGNPGWAYDDVLPYFRKLETHAAGATDPQHHGSTGPIHITSMKADVHPIVHEFLKGCGQLNLPRTDDFNGAQFEGAGIYDLNTKNGERCSSSFAYLRPALGRANLTLRSGVLVLRVTFDGTHATGVVVAGEHGDETLVAAREVILAAGAVDTPKLLQLSGVGDPALLARRRVPLVHALPAVGHNLQDHLCVSFYFKANRPTLNDEMGTLLGKLKIGLRYLLTKRGPLAMSVNQAGGFFRGTDDAQEPNLQLYFNPLSYRIPKSDRASIKPEPYPGFLIAFNPCRPTSRGTIEIASNRAEDAAKIRINALTTQKDLDEAVQGSKVIRALMRAPALKSMTVEEISPGPQVDSDDAMLQYFREQSGSIYHLCGSCAMGPDAATSVVDASLRVHGLQALRIVDASVFPNITSGNINAPTMMVAEKGADLILADAQHAETAGARMRTRETVPH; this is encoded by the coding sequence ATGACTTACGACTACATCATCGTCGGCGCGGGCTCGGCCGGCTGCATCCTCGCGAACCGCCTGAGCGAATCGGGCCGGCACTCGGTGCTGCTGCTCGAAGCGGGCGAACGCGACGCGTCGTTCTGGTTCAAGGTGCCGGTCGGCTTCACGAAGACCTACTACAACCGCCGCTACAACTGGATGTACTACAGCGAGCCCGAGGCGCAGCTCGCCGAGCGCCAGCTGTACTGCCCGCGCGGCAAGGTGGTCGGCGGATCGGGCTCGATCAACGCGATGGTCTACGTGCGCGGCCAGCGCAGCGACTACGACGACTGGGCGAACGCCGGCAATCCGGGCTGGGCGTACGACGACGTGCTGCCTTACTTCCGCAAGCTCGAAACCCACGCGGCCGGCGCGACCGATCCGCAGCATCACGGCTCGACGGGGCCGATCCACATCACGTCGATGAAGGCCGACGTGCATCCGATCGTCCACGAGTTCCTGAAAGGCTGCGGGCAACTGAACCTGCCGCGCACCGACGACTTCAACGGCGCGCAGTTCGAAGGCGCGGGCATCTACGACCTGAACACGAAGAACGGCGAACGCTGTTCGAGCAGCTTCGCGTACCTGCGGCCCGCGCTGGGTCGCGCGAACCTCACGCTGCGCTCGGGCGTGCTGGTGCTGCGCGTGACGTTCGACGGCACGCACGCGACCGGCGTGGTCGTCGCGGGCGAACACGGCGACGAGACGCTCGTCGCCGCGCGCGAGGTGATCCTCGCGGCCGGCGCCGTCGATACGCCGAAGCTGCTGCAACTGTCGGGCGTCGGCGATCCGGCGCTGCTCGCGCGCCGACGCGTACCGCTCGTGCATGCGCTGCCGGCCGTGGGCCACAACCTGCAGGACCACCTGTGCGTGAGCTTCTACTTCAAGGCGAACCGGCCGACGCTGAACGACGAGATGGGTACGCTGCTCGGCAAGCTGAAGATCGGGTTGCGCTACCTGCTGACGAAGCGCGGCCCGCTTGCGATGAGCGTGAACCAGGCCGGCGGCTTTTTCCGCGGCACGGACGATGCGCAGGAACCCAACCTGCAGCTCTATTTCAATCCGTTGTCGTACCGGATTCCGAAGAGCGACCGCGCGAGCATCAAGCCCGAGCCGTATCCGGGTTTCCTGATCGCGTTCAACCCGTGCCGGCCGACGAGCCGCGGCACGATCGAGATCGCGTCGAACCGCGCGGAAGATGCCGCGAAGATCCGCATCAACGCGCTGACCACGCAGAAGGATCTCGACGAGGCCGTGCAGGGCAGCAAGGTGATCCGCGCGCTGATGCGCGCGCCGGCGCTGAAGTCGATGACCGTCGAGGAAATCTCGCCGGGGCCGCAGGTCGACTCCGACGACGCGATGCTGCAGTACTTCCGCGAGCAGTCGGGTTCGATCTACCACCTGTGCGGCTCGTGTGCGATGGGGCCCGATGCGGCGACGTCGGTCGTCGATGCGTCGCTGCGCGTGCACGGGCTGCAGGCGCTGCGGATCGTCGATGCGTCGGTGTTCCCGAACATCACGTCGGGCAACATCAACGCGCCGACGATGATGGTCGCGGAGAAAGGCGCGGACCTGATTCTGGCCGACGCGCAACACGCAGAAACCGCCGGCGCGCGGATGCGCACCCGCGAAACCGTCCCGCACTGA